From the genome of Nitrososphaerales archaeon:
TGTTTCGAAAACCGTGGATTTATGTATAATCAATACAGATGGTTACGTAAGCGAGGGCGGTGTGAACTATAAATTAAATCTGATAGATAATGTGAGGCCCGATTTGATAATCTATTTAAAGAGCCCTGAGGGTGAATCTGAACTTTATACGAAGATCGTTGAACGTTTAGGTGCGGATAGGTTGGTGGTTGCTGAACGATCTAAAAGGTTTGTGAAGAACCGGGTAGAGAGGATCGAAAGGAGGGTGAGGCAGTATCATCGATTTTTAAAGGATGGTAGGAGGATCAAGGTAAATCTCAAATCATTAAAATTGATCTTTTTAGGTAATATGTATAGTATGAATGCGAATCAGGTTAAATTCGAATCTTCTGAGGCTTTTGAAACCTGGAAAAGGGTTGGAGGTGATGGTTCTTTGATCATCAGCCAGGGTATAAATGAAGGTGTGATTAAAGTCTATAATGATTGTAAATTTGTCTTCATAAACCAATCATCTTTACAAGGTATGTTTGTAGCTCTGGGCGTCGATGATTGTGTAAAAGGGTTCGGAATCATCCAAAGAGTATTTCCAACCTTCGATACTTATATACTCACACCGATGAAAGAAAGATTCGATTCGGTCTTTCTCAGTCTGATCAGCCTCGCACCGAATATGACGGAAGAATCCACGATACCTCTCGTATTCGGTTGATCTATCAAGAATATTAAAGATGATGCCCATTCACGCTTTTTGAATCATCTTCATGATTACATCTTACCCGCAACGGTGTATGCTTAACCAAACCTTATAGAATTTATCATTATATTTGATTATGCGTGATTCGTAATTGATAAGATCCTTCGGTTTTAT
Proteins encoded in this window:
- a CDS encoding Clp1/GlmU family protein gives rise to the protein MLSKLITLMKDEVLLVKGPATVRVKSGGASVLGATLKIDHEVLVRKNKVLPFESNGESSFIVTLGDDGDYSVECGDVGTRIWKDVVDKVFKNDLPKRLILIGKTDSGKSTLATYLTNIAVSKGLKVGIVDGDVGQNDLGPPGSVGVKVVEDSIFDLRDLSAERLNFIGVTSPRYKFVENSLMSAIRDLVESVSKTVDLCIINTDGYVSEGGVNYKLNLIDNVRPDLIIYLKSPEGESELYTKIVERLGADRLVVAERSKRFVKNRVERIERRVRQYHRFLKDGRRIKVNLKSLKLIFLGNMYSMNANQVKFESSEAFETWKRVGGDGSLIISQGINEGVIKVYNDCKFVFINQSSLQGMFVALGVDDCVKGFGIIQRVFPTFDTYILTPMKERFDSVFLSLISLAPNMTEESTIPLVFG